The following proteins come from a genomic window of Hypanus sabinus isolate sHypSab1 chromosome 9, sHypSab1.hap1, whole genome shotgun sequence:
- the nme3 gene encoding nucleoside diphosphate kinase 3, whose protein sequence is MICLALAVFAYMFQMVITGIHERTFIAVKPDGVHRRLVGEIIRRFEKKGFKLIGMKMMKASEGLLKEHYIELKQKPFYDRLVKFMSSGPVVAMVWQGLDIVKTTRAMLGETNPADSAPGTIRGDFCVEVSRNVIHGSDSVESAIREIALWFHPEELVCWNDYADDWIYE, encoded by the exons ATGATCTGTTTAGCGTTGGCCGTGTTTGCCTACATGTTCCAgatgg tgATTACTGGAATACATGAGCGTACCTTTATCGCTGTCAAGCCAGATGGTGTTCATCGACGTTTAGTTGGAGAAATCATACGGAGGTTTGAGAAGAAAGGATTTAAACTGATTGGAATGAAAATGATGAAG gccTCTGAAGGGTTATTGAAAGAGCACTACATCGAACTTAAGCAGAAGCCATTCTATGATAGACTTGTAAAATTCATGAGTTCTGGACCTGTGGTGGCCATG GTATGGCAAGGACTGGATATTGTTAAAACCACTCGGGCTATGTTAGGAGAAACTAATCCTGCAGATTCTGCGCCAGGTACCATTAGAGGAGACTTCTGTGTTGAAGTAAGCAG GAATGTAATCCATGGCAGTGATTCAGTGGAGAGTGCCATCCGTGAAATCGCCCTCTGGTTCCACCCCGAGGAGCTGGTTTGCTGGAATGATTATGCTGATGACTGGATATATGAATAA